The DNA sequence TGGTAAGTAGGGTGACAACCCGGCTTGCCACCCACGGCGTGGCGGGCACTGGGGGAGGGGAACCGGGATGAGCCCTGGCCGGAGACGCGGGATCCTGATCGGCGGCGCGCTGCTGGTCGTCGTGGTCGTGGTGGCGGCTTTCTTCGTGCTGAACGGCGGGGACGCGGCGCCGACGGCGGAGGCCGGGGCGACTTCGGTCGAGAGCCCGGGCGCGCTCGACCCGCACTCGGCGATCACCGAGTACGTCCAGGACCTGACCGAGAACAACCCCGACGCGGCCGCCCGGCTCACCGACGACAACGCGGCGGCCGCGGTGGCGCTGCGGGACGCGCGGAACACGCTGAGCCCCCAGTCGTTCAGCGCCAAGCTGACCGTCCTGCAGCCGACGCCGGCCGGGGCGAAGACGACCGGCGGGACCTTCAGCGCGGCGTGGTCGCTGAAGGGCGGCGTGTGGAGCTACGACGTGCCGTTCCAGCTCAACCTGGCCGGCGGGAAGTGGCTCGTGCACTGGGCGCCGTCGTTGCTGCACCCGAAGCTGGAGGCGGGCCAGCGGCTGGTGGTCAGCACCGCCGCGACGGACACCACGGCGGTCGCCGACCGCGACGGCAAGCCGCTGCTCATCGCCGGGGCGGGCGGCCTGCGCACGGCCGAGGGCAACCCGGCGCCGCTGCTGCGTTCGGCGCTCGGCGGGCAGGTCACGGCCATCGCGGGCAGCGGGTTCGCCGTCCAGCGCGTCGACACCGGCGGGAAGAACCTGGAGACGCTGTTCGGCAAGGCCGACGACGGCGGGACCAAGCCGCTGACGTCGAGCTTGAGCCTGGCCGCGCAGAACGCCGCGCAGGCCGCGGTCGACGGCTACCCGGGGTCGGCCATGCTGGTCGCGCTTGACACCGGCTCAGGCGACATCCTCGCCGTCGCGCAGAACGCGGCCGCCGGGAACTCCCCGAAGGCGCTCAGCGGCCTGTACGAGCCCGGCTCGTCGTTCAAGATCGCGACGGCCGTCGCGGCGGTCCAGCAGAGCGGGCTCACCGCGGCCTCGCCGGTCGACTGCCCGGGCGTCGCGACCATCGGCACCCGCACGGTGCGCAACGAGGACTTCGAGCTGGGCGCGACGAACCTGCAGACGGCCTTCGCGCGGTCGTGCAACACGACGTTCGGGCAGCTGGCGCTGGCGCTCCCGGCGGACGGGCTGAAGAAGGCGGCCGACGAGCTGGGCCTCAACGCCGACTACGAGATCCCCGGCATCAAGACGGAGCTGGGCAAGGTCGAGCCCGCGGCGAGCAAGGACGAGCAGGTCGAGGACGGGTTCGGCCAGGGCCGCATCCAGGCCAGCGCCCTCGGCGGCGCGGTGATGGCCGCGACGGTGGCGGCGGGCAAGGCGATCACGCCGAGGCTGTGGCACGACCTGCCGACCACGGTGGTCAAGGGCTACTCGGCACCGCCCGCGGCGGTGCTCGGCGAGGTCCGCAAGCTGATGCGCGCGGTGGTGACCAGCGGGACCGGCCGGGCCGCGGCGGGCGCCGGAACGGTGTTCGGCAAGACGGGCACGGCCCAGTTCGGCGACGGTTCGAACGCGACGGGCTGGTTCGTCGGCTACCGGGGGAGCGTGGCGTTCGCGGTGGTGCTGGAGAACTCGAACGACTCGGGCCCGGCGGTCACCCTGGCGGCGAAGTTCCTGAAGGCGATCTGACCCCCGGCCCCCACGCGCACTTTCACGTGAAAGTGCGGCTCCCAGGTGCGCACTTTCACGTGAAAGTGCCCGGGGCCTGGGGCGGAACTTTCCCTATGAAAGTGACACTTCGGTGGGGGCCGAAGGGTGCGGCTCGTACCGTGGGGGCATGGAGACGATCGCCCTCGCCGAGGTCGCCGCGGTGCTCGCGGACCCGAGCCGGGCCACCATGTGCCTCGTCCTGCTCGACGGGCGCGCCTGGACGGTCGGCGAACTCGCGAAAGCGGCCGGGATCGCGCTCTCCACCGCCAGCGAGCACGTCACCCGGCTGACCGACGCCGGGTTCGTCGCCCGCGTCAAGCAGGGCCGGGCCAGCTACGTGCGGATCGCCGACCCGCGCGTGGCCGAGCTGATCGAGCACCTGGCCCAGCACGCCGAGCACCGGCCGGTGACCGGCCTCAAGGCGTCGCTGCGGGTGAAGCGGCTCGGCTTCGCGCGGACCTGCTACGACCACCTCGCCGGTGTCCTCGGCGTCGCCCTCCGCGACGGCATGCTGGTGACCGGGCTGGTCGACACGGCCGACGGCCTGACGCTGACCGGGCACGGCCGCGAGGTGCTGGCCGGCCTCGGCGTGCCGGTCGCCGCCGGGCGGCGGGCGCTGCTGCGCGACTGTCTCGATTGGACGGAGCGCCGCGACCACCTCGCCGGCGCGCTCCCCGCGGCCCTGCTGGACCGGGCCGTCGACGCCGGCTGGGTCGTCCGCGACGGGCACCGCGCGGTCAAGGTCCTCCCGGCGGCGCGGCGGCCGTTCGCGGCGCTCGGTGTCGAGCTCGACGCGCTCGGCAGTCCTTAACACACCGGGTGTCCGACTCGCGGCAGCGGTACACGAACGTGTTAACCCGCCCGCCTCACTATTCTGAGGGCCCTACGGCACTCGGGAGGGAGGCGGCATGGACCAGCTTCCCGTGCTGCTCGGCGTCGGCGGCGTCGTGCTGCTCGCCTCCGTGCTCGCCGTGCGGGTCTCGATCCGGCTCGGCCTGCCCTCGCTGCTGCTCTACCTCGCGATCGGGGTGCTGCTGGGCGAAGCCGGCTTCGGCATCCGGTTCGACAACCCCGAACTGACCCAGTCGCTCGGCCTCGCCGCGCTGGTCATGATCCTCACCGAAGGTGGGCTGACCACGCGCTGGTCGGCGGTGAAACCCGCGCTGGGCATCGGGATCGCACTGTCCACAATGGCCGTGGTGGTGAGCATCGCGGTCACCGGCGCGGCGCTGCACTGGCTGCTGGGCCTCGACTGGCGGATCGCGCTGCTGTGGGGCGCGGTGCTCGCCTCCACCGACGCGGCCGCGGTGTTCTCCGTGCTCCGCGCGGCCGGGATCGGCAAACGGCTCACCGGTGCGCTCGAACTGGAGTCGGGCATCAACGACGCGCCGGCGTACATCGCCGTCGTCGTGCTGGCCGAAGGCACCACTGTGGACTGGTCGCTGCCGCTGCTCGCGGTCTACGAGCTCGCCACGGGCCTGGCCATCGGGCTCGCGTTCGGCTGGCTCGGCGGGATCGCGCTGCGCCGCGCCGCGCTGCCGGCGACCGGTCTGTACCCGCTGGCCACGGTCGCGGTGTGCGTCGTGGCGTACTCCTCCGGGCAGCTGCTGCACGCGTCCGGGCTGCTCGCCACCTACGTCGCCGCGCTGGTGCTCGGCAATTCGCGGCTGCCGCACCGCTCGGACACGCTCTCGTTCGCCGAGGGGCTGGGCTGGCTGGCGCAGATCGGGCTGTTCGTGCTGCTCGGCCTGTTCGCTTCGCCGGGCCGGCTGCTCGACGCGATCGTGGCGGGCCTGGTCGCGGGCGCCGTCGTGCTGCTGCTGGCGCGGCCGATCTCCGTCGTGCTGTCGATGCTGCCGTTCCGGTTGCCGTGGCGGGAACAGGCCTTCCTGTCGTGGGCCGGGCTGCGCGGCGCGGTGCCGATCGTGCTCGCCATGATCCCGCTGTCGAAAGGGGTGCCGGGCGCGCAGCGGCTGGTCGACGCGGTGTTCGTGCTGGTCATCGTGCTGACGCTGCTGCAGGGCGCGACGCTCGGCCCGCTCGCGCGCTGGCTGGGGCTGGCGAAGAAGTCCGAGGCGCACGAGATCGAGGTCGACTCGGCACCGCTGGACGAGCTCGGCGCCGAGCTGCTGCAGGTCCGCATCCAGCCCGGGTCGAAGCTGCACGGCGTGTACCTGTCCGAGCTGCGGCTGCCCGTCGGCGCGACGGTCAGCCTGGTCGTGCGCGGCGGCGCGGGCTTCACCCCGCAGAAGACCAGCCGGCTGCAGGAGCACGACCAGCTCCTCGTGGTCACGACGTCCGTGGTGCGCGACGCCGCCGAGCGACGGCTGCGCGCGGTCGACCGGGCCGGGCGCCTGGCCCGCTGGAAGGGCGAGTCGGGGCGCTGACGCGGCCGGCTCACGAAAACCTCACCTGATCTTCCCTGCTGTCCTCCTTTTGGCTTACTGTGCGCTCATTCGAATGGGTGAGTGTTCACGCCAAAGGAGTACACAGGGTGACGAAACTGCGCTGGGCGGCCGCGGCTGCCACGATCACCACGGCACTCGGCCTGCTCGGCGCGCCGGCCGCGACCGCCGAAGCGGCCCCGTTCCCGGCGCTCGCGCTGCCGTTCAAGGCGGGCCAGCAGGTCTACTCCGCCGGCATCCACTCCGACGACGGCAGCACCGGCGTGAAGAACGCCATCGACTTCAGCCCCGCCGACCGCACCGTGCGCGCGCCGCTCGCCGGCACCGTCCACCTGCAGCACTGCGCCGGCGGCGACTGGGTGACCATCGACCACGCGGGTGGCTGGCGCACCGGCTACTACCACATGGAAGGTATCGCGGTCACCGACGGTGAGCACGTCGAGGCGGGCGCGGTGCTCGGTTCGACCGGCAACGCGCTGCCGTGCGGCGGCACCAGCACGGGCGCCCACGTGCACTTCACGCTCTGGACCCTCCCGGACGCCCCGGCGGCGAACTGGGACGGCGTCGCCTTCGGCGCGGTCTCGACCACCCTCGCCACGGCGTACGGCGAGCCGGTCGACGGCAAGTCGTTGGGCGGCTGGCGGTTCACGGCGGGTGCCGAGCAGTACGAGGGCACCGCGACCCACGTCGCGGACGACGCGGTCACCGAACTGCCGGGGCGGTTCCGCGCGAAGCCCTGAGTTTGTGAGCGGCGTCTCAGAATGTGAGGCGGGGGTTGGCCACCCGGAGCGTTCTCGGTTACCTTCTGTGCCAGGTCATGAGTGCCAGCGTCAAGCCCCGGCTTGCTGGCCGGCAACCCTCCTACCGCGGTGGGGTGCCCCGGGTGAAGACCGGGCCGGTCGCGTCCCGCGACGGGCAAGCGCGGGCCCCTCGCCGGGGTCCCCCGGACCGCCGAGGAGGCACCCGATGACTCTCGCCATCGACCGCACCAGCGTCACCGTCCACCCCGCCACGCCCGTCGAAACCGGTGCCCCGCAAGGCATCCCCACCGCCGCCGGCGCGTCGCTGCGGGTCCCGCTCGTCACCGGCGAGACCATCGGCTACGCCAACCTCGACCACGCGGCGAGCGCCCCCTGCCTCGACGCCGTCCGCGCCAAGGTCGACGAGTTCCTGCCCTGGTACGCCAGCGTCCACCGCGGCGCCGGCTTCGCCTCCCAGGTCTCCACCAAGCTCTACGAGCGCACCCGCGACGTCCTGCGCCGGTTCGTCGACGCCCGCCGGACCGACACCGTCGTCTTCACCCGCAACACCACCGACTCCTTCAACCTGCTCGCGCGCAGCCTGCCGCGGAACACGAGCGTCGTCGTCTTCGACACCGAGCACCACGCCGCGCTGCTGCCGTGGCAGGGCCCGAACGTCCGGCGGATCCCGACCCCGCGCACGCGCCTCGCAGCGGTGTCCGCTGTGGACGAAGCGCTCGCGGATTCCCCGCAGGGGCCCCGGCTCGTGGTCGTCACCGGGGCGTCCAACGTGACCGGTGAGCTGCTCCCGGTGGCCGAGATCGCCGCCGTGGCGCGGAAGCACGGCGCCCGCATCGCCCTCGACGGCGCGCAGCTCGCGCCGCACCGCCGGATCTCGATCCGGGACCTCGACGTCGACTACGTCGCCATCTCCGGCCACAAGCTGTACGCGCCCTTCGGCGCGGGCGCGCTGATCGGCCGCGCCGACTGGCTGCGCGCCGCGCGCCCGTACCTCGCCGGCGGCGGCGCGACCAAGCTCGTCACCGGGGACGCCGTCGTCTGGAACGACGGGCCGGAGCGCCACGAAGCCGGTTCGCCCAACACCGTCGGCGTGTACGCGCTCGGCGTCGCGTGCGAGACCCTCTCCCGCGACTGGGACGCCGTCGCCGCGCACGAGCAGGCCCTGCTCGCCCGGCTGCGCAAGGGACTCGAGAGCATCCCGGGCTGCGCCGAGCTGCGGCTGTTCGACGCGCCGGTCGACCGCGTCGGCACGGTCAGCTTCACCGTCGCCGGGTTCGACCCCGGCTGGCTCGCGGCGGTGCTTTCCGCCGAATACGGCATCGGCGTGCGCGACGGCGCCTTCTGCGCCCACATCGCGGCCAAGCGCCTGATCGCCGTCGCCGGTGGCGAGGGGCAGCAGGCGATCCGCGTCAGCCTCGGCCTGGGCAGCACCGAAGAGCACGTCGACCGCGTGCTGCTGGCACTGCGCCGGATCGTCGCGCGCGGAGCGGACTGGGAGTACGCGAAGGTGGACGGCCGCTGGGCCCCGGTCGGCGACCCGCGGGAGCTCCCGCCGTTCTGCTGAGCGCTAGCCTGGCCCGATGGGGAGAGGGCCGCGTTTCTGGTTTCCGCTGGCGTTGCTGGGGTTCGCGCAGATCGGGGCGGCGGCCGTGCAGCTGCTGTCGCGCCGGAGCCCGGCCGAGGGCGACTCCGTGAACCTCGTGTCCGGACCGCCGGGACACCCGCTCGGCACCGGTGGTGTCGGCGGCACGGGCTACCCGGCGGCGCAGTTCTTCACCCAGGACGCCTACTACCTGCCGGGCGCGGGGCTGCCCGCTGGGCCGGTCTGGCTGGTCGCCCTGCTCGTCGTGGTGGCCGGCACGGCCGTCTGGTACGCCCTCGCGCTGCGGCCGGCCCGCACCGGGTGGTTCGTCCTCGGCGCGCTCGGGGCGCTGCTCGCCGTCCCGCTGCTCGACCTGGTCGGGTCCTGGCAGTTCCGGCTCGGGGACGGGCTGCGCGGCCCGCTGCTGGCCACTCTCGGCCTGCTGGTGCTCGCGGCGTACGAGCGCAGTGTCTTCGTCCTGGTCACCGCGGCCCTGTTCGCGCTCGTGGCCGTCGTCCTCTCGGCGGATCTCGCAGGCGTGCTGCTGGCGGCGGCCGTCCTGCTCGCCGCCGCCTTCACCGCGCTCCTGCGGCACCGCCGCGACACCGCGTGACCAGCGCCGTGGACAATGGAGCGGTGAGCACCGAGCCCAGCCGTCCCGAACCCGACACCGCCGCGCCCGAAGAGGCGGTGCCCGACCAGGCGGCCGACGCCCCGGAGAACCCCGAGGTCCCGGCGAAACCGCTGCTGCCGAAGCGGCGGGTCGGCTGGGTGTTCGCGATCGCCGTCGTGTTCTGGGCGATCGACCTGGTGACGAAGAACCTGGTCACCGCCAACCTGGAGGGCAAGGAGCCGGTCAAGATCCTCGGCGGCCTCATCTACCTGCAGGTGATCCGCAACCCCGGTGCCGCGTTCTCGATGGCCACCGGCATGACGTGGGTGCTGGCGCTGGTCGCGCTCGCCGTCGTGATCGCGATCATCTGGCTGTCGCGGCGGCTGCGCTCGATCGGCTGGGCGATCGGCCTCGGGCTGGTGCTCGCCGGCGCCACCGGCAACCTCACCGACCGCATCTTCCGCGCGCCCGGCGGGCTGCAGGGCCACGTCGTCGACTTCATCTCGGCGTTCGCCCCCAACGGCAAGGGCTTCGCGATCTTCAACATCGCGGACTCGGCGATCTGCGTCGGCGGCGCGCTCATCGTGCTGCTGTCCCTGCTGGGCAAGGACTACGACGGCACCTCGACCAAGGACAAGAAGAAGATCGAGAAGACCCAGGAGGAGCAGGCGTGAGCTCGCGGATGCTCCCGGTGCCCGACGGGCTCGACGGGATGCGGGTCGACGCCGGCCTCGCCAAGCTGCTCGGCCTGTCCCGCACGGTCGTCGCCGAGCTGGCCGAAGCCGGCGACGTGCTGCTCGACGGCCGTCCCGCCGGCAAGTCCGACCGGCTGTCCGGTGGCGGCCTCCTGGAGATCACGCTGCCGGAGCCGGCGAACCCCGTCGAGGTCGTGGCGGAGCCGGTCGAAGGCATGCGGATCCTCCACGACGACGACGACATCGTGGTGCTCTCGAAGCCGGTCGGCGTCGCGGTCCACCCGAGCCCGGGCTGGACCGGCCCGACGGTCGTCGGCGGCCTCGCCGCGGCCGGCCTGCGCATCGCGACCTCGGGCGCGGCCGAGCGCCAGGGCGTCGTGCACCGGCTCGACGCGGGCACCACGGGCGTGATGGTGGTGGCCAAGAGCGAGCACGCGTACACGGTGCTGAAGCGGGCGTTCAAGGAGCGCACGGTCGACAAGGGCTACCACGCGATCGTCCAGGGCCACCCGGACCCGACGCGCGGCACGATCGACGCCCCGATCGACCGCCACCCCCGCCACGACTACAAGTTCGCGGTCGTCCAGGGCGGCCGCCCGAGCGTGACGCACTACGAAGTGGTCGAGGCCTTCCGGGCGGCGTCGCTGGCCCACATCAAGCTCGAAACCGGGCGCACGCACCAGATCCGCGTCCACTTCTCGGCCCTGCGCCACCCCTGCGTCGGCGACCTGACGTACGGCGCGGACCCGGTCCTGGCCCGCCACCTCGGCCTGAGCCGCCAGTGGCTGCACGCGAAAACCCTGGCCTTCGCCCACCCGGCGGACGGCCGCTGGGTCGAGTTCGAGTCCGAGTACCCGGACGACCTGGCGAAGGCGCTGAAGATCCTGCAGGACGAAAGCTACTAGTCCTCGATCGACCAGGTCAGCGTGCGCTCGTCCGGCTCCGGCCGCGGGCTCCACCGGACCGACACCACCCGCGTCGCGTCCGGCAGGACGTACACCGTGTGCCCGCCGAGGGTTTCGCCCGGCTTGACGCCGATCTTGTGCGGGGGCCGCGAGGTCAGCGAGACCGGCGCCTTGCCGATCGCCGTCCCGTCGGCGGTGAGCAGCTCGAGGTAGTTGTCCGGCAGCGACGCGAACGGGATCGACCCGCGGTTGGTGATCTCGGTGTGCACGACCACCGCGCGCTCGCCGTCCTCCAGGCGGTAGCCGGCCGCGCTGAACAGGTAGTCCGCCGGGTCCTGGACCTCCAGGAGCTGCACCGACAGCTGCTCGCCCTCCAGGCCCTGGGTCTCCATGACCTCGCCGGACCGGCCGCGCTTGCCCGTGCCGGCCGGCTTGACCGGTTCGTCGCCGCGGGCCCACGACGCCGTCTGCGGGAGGCCCCACGTGCTCACAGCGGGGTCGAGCGGCACCGGCGGCGGCGCGAACGGGCGCGGCGGCTGCGGCGGGCGCGGCGGCGGGCCCGGGTACCGCCCGGACGGCGTGCCCTGGACGTTGTAGGGCCCCGAAGGCGCGCCTTGGACGTTGTAGGGCCCCGAAGGCGCGCCCTGGACGTTGTACGGACCGGACGGCGCGCCTTGCACGTTGTAAGGCCCCGAAGGCACGCCCTGGACCGGCGGCGGCTGCTGCGGCACCGGCTGCGACGGCGGCGCCGGGTACTGCGGCGGCGGCCGGTTCGCCCACGACGGCGGCGCGCCCGCGATGGCCGCGCGCAACCCCTGCGGGTCGCTTTCGACGCCGACGAGCAGGGGGAGCCCGCTGCCGGAAAGGGCGACCAGCCGGTAGGCGACTTCACGCGGATCCATGCCGACCTTGGCCGCGAGCTCGTGCACCGCTGCCTTGCCGAGTTCGGCGAGCGCGGCGAGCAGGCGGGTATCCACGGGATCGGTCACGGCCACTCCCGGAACGCTACCGCTTCGCCCGTCCGGCCGTGCCGAAGGCTGTCCGCCCCCGGCGAAATGCGCGCCGTTTCTGTCGGTGATCTCCGTTAGGGTCGCGGACGAGACACCGAACGAAGCTGGGGGTCCTGCCCATGACCGCGGTCACCGAACTCGCCGACGAGTTCGTCGAAGCGCTGTTCGCCGCCGATCCGCTGACGCCCGCGCTGCTGGGCATCCGCCCGGCGGAACCCGGTCTGCCGGACCAGTCCGCCGAGGCCGAGCGCGCGTTCCGGGCGCGGCTGGCGGAGTTCCTGGAGCGCGCCCGCGCGATCGCCGCCGACGGCCTCTCGGCCGACGACCGGGTCACCCGCGAGGTGCTGATCTCCACGGCGGAGAACCGCATCGCGTCGGCCGACAGCCGGATGGCCGAGTTCACCGTCACCGACCTCTCCATCGGCCCCGCGGCCGGCCTGCTGATGGCCCTGCCGATGACGACCGTGACCGCGGGCGAGGCCGCGGAGGCGCAGCTCGGGCGGCTCGCCGCCGTCCCGGGGTTCCTCCGCCAGTCCGCCCGGCGGCACGCCGAGGGCATCGCCGACGGCCTGGTCCCGGTCGCCCACCTGGTCGACGCCGCGGTCGCCCACCTCGACCGCTACCTCGCCGACCCGGCCACCGACCCGCTGCGCCGCCAGCCGGCGCCGGACGAAGACTTCGAGCGGCGGCGGGACGAGCTGCTCGCCGACGTCGTCCGCCCGGCCTTCGCCGAGTACCGCGAGTTCCTGCTCACCGAGGTGAAGCCGCACGGGCGGCCCGAGGACCGGCCCGGCCTGTCGTGGCTGCCGGGCGGCGGCGAGACGTACGCGCGCTTGGCGCGGATGCACACGACGACCGAGCACACCCCGGCGGAACTGCACCGGATCGGGCTCGACGTCATCGACTCGCTCGCCGCCGAGTACCGCGAGCTGGGGCAGCGGGTGTTCGGCACCGACGACCTCGCCGGGATCTTCGAGCGCCTGCGCACCGACCCGGCGCTGCGCTGGGGCAGCGCCGACGACCTGCTGGAGACCGCTCGCACGGCCGTCGCCCGGGCGGCCGCCGAGGCGCCGAACTGGTTCGGCAGGCTCCCCGAGCAGCAGTGCACGGTCGAAGCGGTCCCTCCGGAGGTCGCGCCCGGCGCGCCCGCGGCGTACTACCTGCGCCCGGCCGCCGACGGCTCGCGGCCCGGCATCTACTTCGCCAACACCCACCAGGCCACCGAGCGGCTCCGGCACATGGCCGAGACGACCGCGTTCCACGAAGCCGTGCCGGGGCACCACTTCCAGCTCAGCATCGCGCAGGGGCTCACCGAGCTGCCGCTGCTGCGCCGCATCGGCGGCTTCACCGCCTACATCGAGGGCTGGGGGCTCTACAGCGAGCGCCTGGCCGAGGAGATGGGGCTCTACTCCGACGACATCGCCCGGCTCGGCATGCTGGCCGGCGACTCGCTGCGGGCGGGCCGGCTGGTCGTCGACACCGGGCTCCACGCGCTGGGCTGGAGCCGGCAGCAGGCCATCGACTACCTGCTGGAACACACGCCGGAGGCGCGCCCCGAGATCGAGTCCGAGGTCGACCGCTACATCGCGTGGCCAGGCCAGGCGCTGTCGTACATGGTGGGGCGGCTGGAGATCCAGCGGAACCGCGCTCGCGCCCAGGAGCGGCTCGGCTCGCGGTTCGACGTCCGCGCGTTCCACGACCTCGTCCTGGCCGGTGGCCCGTTGCCGCTGTCGGTGCTGGCCTCCGTCGTCGACGAGTGGGTGGCCGGGCACGGCGACACCGTCGACGGCCTGGCGCGCGAGCTCGTCGAGCTGACGTTCGAGCAGGAGCCGCTGACCCCGTCGGTGCTCGGCCTGCCCGGCGGCCACGACCGGCTCGCCGACCAGACCCGGGCCGCGAAGGAGCGCTACCGGGCCTCCTACACCGATCTCGCGGCCCGTGCGCGGGCCCTGCCGGGCGATGACCTGTCGCCGGAAGAAGCCGTCACGCGTGAGGTCGTCATCGCCGCCGCCGAGGTGGAGGCCGACAGGCTGGGCGCGCGCACGGCCGACATCGCGGTCAGCGACGGGCTCACCGCTCCCGCGCTCGAGCTGCTGATGTACCTGCCGTACTACAAGCTGGACGACGAGAAGAAGGCGCGCGGCTACCTCGCCCGGCTCGCCGCGATCGAGACGTTCCTGGCGACGCTGACCGAACGGCAGCGCGAGAGCCTCGCCGACGGGCTCGTGCCGCCGGCGTACCTCGCCCGCGTCGGCGCCGAGTACATCGACCGCTACCTCGCCGCACCGGACCGGGATCCGCTGAAGGTGGGCACGACGGCGGCCGTCGAGGGCTTCGAAGCCGAACGCGACCGGCTGCTCGCCGAGGTCGTCCACCCGGCGTACACGCGCTATCGCGACTTCCTGCGCGCGGAGGTCGAGCCGGTCGGGCGCCCCGACACCGCGCCCGGGATCAGCCACGTCCCGGGCGGTGCGGAGCGGTACGCCGCGCTGATCCGCGCGGAGACGACGACCGAGCGCACCGCGCGGGAGCTGCACGAGACCGGGCTGGCGCTGATCGAAAAGCTCGGGGCGGAGTACCGCGAACTCGGGGAGAAGGTCTTCGGCACCACCGAACTCGCCGAAATCTTCGAGCGGCTGCGCACCGACCCGGCCCTGCGCTGGCGCGACGGTGACGAGCTGCTGTCCGCGGCGCGGGACGCGATCGCCCGGGCCGAAGCCGTGGCCCCGCGGTGGTTCTCGCACCTCCCAGCGGAAAAGTGCGAGGTCGCGCCGGTCCCGGAGGCGGACGCGGCGAGCGGCACGATCGCCTACTACCTCCCGCCGGCGCTCGACGGCACGCGGCCGGGCACCTACTACGCGAACACCCACGAAGCGGACAAGCGGCCGCGGTTCACCAGTGAAGCCATCGCCTTCCACGAAGCCGTGCCGGGGCACCACTTCCAGCTCAGCCTGGCCCAGGAGCTGAGCGACCTGCCGCTGCTGCGCCGGATCGGCATGTTCAACGCCTACGCCGAGGGCTGGGGCCTGTACGCCGAGCGCCTGGCCGACGAGATGGGCTTGTACTCCGACGACGTCTCGCGGTTCGGCATGCTGACGCAGGACTCGATGCGGGCGGGCCGGTTGGTCGTCGACACCGGGCTGCACGCGCTGGGGTGGAGCCGGCAGCAGGCGATCGACTTCCTGGTCGAGCACACGCCGATGGCGCGGCTGGAGATCGAGGCCGAGATCGACCGGTACGTCGCCTGGCCCGCTCAAGCGCTCGGGTACATGGTGGGGCGCCTGGAGATCCAGCGGCTGCGGGCGGACGCCGAAGCGGCGCTGGGGGAGCGGTTCGACATCCGCGGCTTCCACGAGGTCGTGCTCGGCCACGGCATGCTGC is a window from the Amycolatopsis sp. cg9 genome containing:
- a CDS encoding AsnC family transcriptional regulator translates to MAVTDPVDTRLLAALAELGKAAVHELAAKVGMDPREVAYRLVALSGSGLPLLVGVESDPQGLRAAIAGAPPSWANRPPPQYPAPPSQPVPQQPPPVQGVPSGPYNVQGAPSGPYNVQGAPSGPYNVQGAPSGPYNVQGTPSGRYPGPPPRPPQPPRPFAPPPVPLDPAVSTWGLPQTASWARGDEPVKPAGTGKRGRSGEVMETQGLEGEQLSVQLLEVQDPADYLFSAAGYRLEDGERAVVVHTEITNRGSIPFASLPDNYLELLTADGTAIGKAPVSLTSRPPHKIGVKPGETLGGHTVYVLPDATRVVSVRWSPRPEPDERTLTWSIED